A portion of the Meriones unguiculatus strain TT.TT164.6M chromosome 11, Bangor_MerUng_6.1, whole genome shotgun sequence genome contains these proteins:
- the Cadm3 gene encoding cell adhesion molecule 3 isoform X1, producing MGAPSALPLLLLLACSWAPGGANLSQDGYWQEQDLELGTLAPLDEALSSTVWSNPDLLASQDSQPWTSDETVVAGGTVVLKCQVKDHEDSSLQWSNPAQQTLYFGEKRALRDNRIQLVSSTPHELSISISNVALADEGEYTCSIFTMPVRTAKSLVTVLGIPQKPVITGYKSSLREKETATLNCQSSGSKPAAQLTWRKGDQELHGEQTRVQEDPNGKTFTVSSSVSFQVTREDDGANIVCSVNHESLKGADRSTSQRIEVLYTPTAMIRPEPAHPREGQKLLLHCEGRGNPVPQQYLWVKEGSEPPLKMTQESALIFPFLNKSDSGTYGCTATSNMGSYTAYFTLNVNDPSPVPSSSSTYHAIIGGIVAFIVFLLLILLIFLGHYLIRHKGTYLTHEAKGSDDAPDADTAIINAEGGQSGGDDKKEYFI from the exons GCTACTGGCAGGAGCAGGATTTGGAGCTGGGAACTCTGGCTCCACTGGACGAGGCCCTCAGCTCCACAGTCTGGAGCAACCCTGACCTGCTGGCCAGTCAAG ATAGCCAGCCCTGGACATCCGATGAGACCGTGGTGGCTGGCGGCACGGTGGTGCTCAAGTGCCAAGTGAAAGACCATGAAGACTCATCCCTGCAGTGGTCTAACCCTGCCCAGCAGACTCTATACTTTGGGGAGAAGAGAG CCCTTCGAGATAACCGGATTCAGCTGGTTAGCTCCACTCCCCATGAGCTCAGTATCAGCATCAGCAACGTGGCCCTGGCAGACGAGGGCGAGTACACATGTTCCATCTTCACTATGCCTGTGCGAACCGCCAAGTCCCTTGTCACTGTGCTCG GAATCCCACAGAAGCCCGTAATCACCGGTTATAAGTCATCGTTGCGGGAAAAGGAGACAGCCACTCTCAACTGTCAGTCTTCCGGGAGCAAACCTGCAGCCCAGCTCACCTGGAGGAAAGGTGACCAAGAGCTCCATG GGGAGCAAACACGAGTCCAGGAAGATCCCAACGGGAAGACCTTCACCGTGAGCAGCTCAGTGTCCTTCCAGGTTACCCGGGAGGACGATGGAGCGAACATCGTGTGCTCCGTGAACCACGAATCTCTCAAGGGAGCTGACAGATCCACCTCTCAGCGCATTGAAGTTTTGT ACACGCCGACAGCCATGATTAGGCCGGAACCTGCTCATCCTCGTGAAGGCCAGAAGCTGTTGTTACATTGTGAGGGGCGTGGCAATCCAGT CCCCCAGCAGTACCTGTGGGTTAAGGAAGGCAGCGAGCCACCACTGAAGATGACCCAAGAAAGCGCTCTCATCTTCCCCTTCCTGAACAAGAGTGACAGTGGCACCTATGGGTGCACAGCCACAAGCAACATGGGCAGCTACACAGCCTACTTCACCCTTAATGTCAATG ACCCCAGTCCGGTGCCCTCATCCTCCAGTACCTACCACGCCATCATCGGAGGGATCGTGGCTTTCATTGTATTCCTGCTGCTCATTCTGCTCATTTTCCTTGGACATTATTTGATCCGGCACAAAG GAACCTACCTGACACACGAAGCGAAGGGCTCCGACGACGCCCCAGATGCGGATACAGCCATCATCAACGCAGAAGGCGGGCAGTCAGGAGGGGACGACAAGAAGGAGTATTTCATCTAG
- the Cadm3 gene encoding cell adhesion molecule 3 isoform X2 codes for MGAPSALPLLLLLACSWAPGGANLSQDDSQPWTSDETVVAGGTVVLKCQVKDHEDSSLQWSNPAQQTLYFGEKRALRDNRIQLVSSTPHELSISISNVALADEGEYTCSIFTMPVRTAKSLVTVLGIPQKPVITGYKSSLREKETATLNCQSSGSKPAAQLTWRKGDQELHGEQTRVQEDPNGKTFTVSSSVSFQVTREDDGANIVCSVNHESLKGADRSTSQRIEVLYTPTAMIRPEPAHPREGQKLLLHCEGRGNPVPQQYLWVKEGSEPPLKMTQESALIFPFLNKSDSGTYGCTATSNMGSYTAYFTLNVNDPSPVPSSSSTYHAIIGGIVAFIVFLLLILLIFLGHYLIRHKGTYLTHEAKGSDDAPDADTAIINAEGGQSGGDDKKEYFI; via the exons ATAGCCAGCCCTGGACATCCGATGAGACCGTGGTGGCTGGCGGCACGGTGGTGCTCAAGTGCCAAGTGAAAGACCATGAAGACTCATCCCTGCAGTGGTCTAACCCTGCCCAGCAGACTCTATACTTTGGGGAGAAGAGAG CCCTTCGAGATAACCGGATTCAGCTGGTTAGCTCCACTCCCCATGAGCTCAGTATCAGCATCAGCAACGTGGCCCTGGCAGACGAGGGCGAGTACACATGTTCCATCTTCACTATGCCTGTGCGAACCGCCAAGTCCCTTGTCACTGTGCTCG GAATCCCACAGAAGCCCGTAATCACCGGTTATAAGTCATCGTTGCGGGAAAAGGAGACAGCCACTCTCAACTGTCAGTCTTCCGGGAGCAAACCTGCAGCCCAGCTCACCTGGAGGAAAGGTGACCAAGAGCTCCATG GGGAGCAAACACGAGTCCAGGAAGATCCCAACGGGAAGACCTTCACCGTGAGCAGCTCAGTGTCCTTCCAGGTTACCCGGGAGGACGATGGAGCGAACATCGTGTGCTCCGTGAACCACGAATCTCTCAAGGGAGCTGACAGATCCACCTCTCAGCGCATTGAAGTTTTGT ACACGCCGACAGCCATGATTAGGCCGGAACCTGCTCATCCTCGTGAAGGCCAGAAGCTGTTGTTACATTGTGAGGGGCGTGGCAATCCAGT CCCCCAGCAGTACCTGTGGGTTAAGGAAGGCAGCGAGCCACCACTGAAGATGACCCAAGAAAGCGCTCTCATCTTCCCCTTCCTGAACAAGAGTGACAGTGGCACCTATGGGTGCACAGCCACAAGCAACATGGGCAGCTACACAGCCTACTTCACCCTTAATGTCAATG ACCCCAGTCCGGTGCCCTCATCCTCCAGTACCTACCACGCCATCATCGGAGGGATCGTGGCTTTCATTGTATTCCTGCTGCTCATTCTGCTCATTTTCCTTGGACATTATTTGATCCGGCACAAAG GAACCTACCTGACACACGAAGCGAAGGGCTCCGACGACGCCCCAGATGCGGATACAGCCATCATCAACGCAGAAGGCGGGCAGTCAGGAGGGGACGACAAGAAGGAGTATTTCATCTAG